A region from the Medicago truncatula cultivar Jemalong A17 chromosome 6, MtrunA17r5.0-ANR, whole genome shotgun sequence genome encodes:
- the LOC25497110 gene encoding LOB domain-containing protein 41, whose product MKFSCNGCRVLRKGCSDDCIIKPCLEWISCPESQGNATLFLAKFYGRTGLLNLLTNATNQNQNPPAVFKSLLYEASGRLVNPTYGALGLLWTGNWSRCEAAVEAVLTGSNINDNFSTIDGKTSSGTLNAENHVLPKTYDIRHVAKDTNVDIKGKTQFKRVGQVLKPKPRVGSIDSATMLKSLLKNTNMEIGETSSRVQTEKINEAAENQVNLELTLGFDSQSTKGKKILDK is encoded by the exons ATGAAGTTTAGTTGTAATGGGTGTCGTGTGCTTCGCAAAGGTTGCAGTGATGATTGTATCATCAAGCCCTGCCTTGAGTGGATCAGTTGTCCTGAATCCCAAGGGAATGCCACCCTCTTCCTTGCCAAATTTTATGGCCGAACCGGTTTGCTCAATCTCCTCACCAATGCtaccaatcaaaatcaaaatccccCAG CTGTGTTTAAATCATTGTTGTATGAGGCATCTGGTAGATTGGTGAATCCCACATATGGGGCGCTTGGCTTACTCTGGACTGGGAATTGGAGTCGTTGTGAAGCTGCAGTTGAAGCTGTGCTGACTGGATCGaatattaatgacaatttttcaACTATTGATGGGAAGACATCTTCAGGTACACTCAATGCTGAAAATCATGTTCTTCCAAAAACATATGATATACGCCACGTGGCAAAAGATACCAATGTGGACATCAAAGGGAAAACTCAATTCAAAAGAGTTGGGCAAGTTCTGAAGCCCAAGCCACGAGTTGGTTCAATCGACTCGGCTACAATGTTGAAATCTCTTTTGAAGAATACCAACATGGAAATTGGGGAGACTTCATCAAGGGTTCAAACAGAGAAAATTAATGAAGCTGCTGAGAATCAAGTGAATTTGGAACTCACTCTTGGATTTGATAGCCAATCAACTAAGGGCAAGAAAATATTAGATAAATGA